One window of Erwinia aphidicola genomic DNA carries:
- the bamB gene encoding outer membrane protein assembly factor BamB — MELRKLLLPGLMSVTLLSGCSWFSGEEDVVKMSPLPTVQNQFEPEKVWSTSVGNGVGDFYSNLHPAWAENTVYAADRHGIVKALNSGDGKEQWKVDLAEKTGFFSSNIPALLSGGLTVDAGHVYVGSERGQVYALNTSDGSVAWQTKAAGEVLSRPVVSDGLVLVHTSNGMLQGLDQTSGSVKWTVNLDVPALSLRGESAPSTAFGAAIVGGDNGRVSAVILNQGQIIWQQRISQPSGATEIDRLADVDTTPVIVNGVVYALAYNGNLTALDLRSGQIMWKREIGSVHDMIVDGGRIYLVDQDDRVIALNTDGGVTLWRQSDLLHRNLTSPVLYNGYLVVGDAEGYLHWLNTDDGRFVAQQKLDSSGFQTEPVVASDKLLIQSKDGEVYAITR; from the coding sequence ATGGAATTGCGTAAGTTACTTCTGCCGGGACTGATGTCAGTCACCTTACTTAGCGGATGTTCATGGTTTAGCGGTGAAGAAGACGTGGTTAAAATGTCGCCGCTGCCAACCGTTCAGAATCAGTTCGAGCCGGAAAAAGTCTGGAGCACCTCGGTGGGCAACGGAGTGGGGGATTTCTACTCTAACCTGCACCCGGCCTGGGCGGAAAATACCGTGTATGCGGCTGACCGTCATGGCATCGTCAAGGCGCTGAACTCCGGCGACGGCAAAGAACAGTGGAAAGTGGACCTGGCAGAAAAAACCGGTTTCTTCTCCAGCAATATCCCGGCGCTGCTCTCTGGCGGCCTGACCGTTGATGCGGGCCACGTCTACGTGGGCAGCGAGCGCGGCCAGGTTTATGCCCTGAACACCAGCGATGGCTCCGTGGCGTGGCAGACCAAAGCGGCCGGTGAAGTGTTATCCCGCCCGGTGGTCAGCGATGGCCTGGTGCTGGTTCACACCAGCAACGGCATGTTGCAGGGTCTTGATCAAACCAGCGGCAGCGTAAAATGGACCGTTAACCTCGACGTGCCGGCCCTGAGCCTGCGCGGTGAGTCTGCGCCATCGACCGCATTCGGCGCCGCCATAGTGGGTGGTGATAACGGCCGCGTGAGCGCCGTGATCCTCAACCAGGGCCAGATTATCTGGCAGCAGCGTATTTCCCAGCCAAGCGGCGCGACCGAAATCGACCGCCTGGCCGATGTCGATACCACCCCGGTTATCGTCAATGGCGTGGTGTATGCCCTGGCCTACAACGGTAACCTGACGGCGCTGGATCTGCGTTCCGGCCAGATCATGTGGAAGCGCGAAATCGGCTCGGTACACGATATGATCGTTGACGGTGGCCGCATCTATCTGGTGGATCAGGATGACCGCGTGATCGCCCTGAACACCGACGGTGGCGTAACCCTCTGGCGCCAGAGCGATCTGCTGCACCGTAACCTGACCTCCCCGGTGCTGTACAACGGCTACCTGGTGGTGGGTGATGCGGAAGGTTACCTGCACTGGCTTAACACCGACGATGGCCGCTTTGTGGCGCAGCAGAAACTGGACAGCTCCGGCTTCCAGACTGAGCCAGTGGTGGCCAGCGACAAGCTGCTGATCCAGTCCAAAGACGGTGAGGTTTACGCGATTACGCGTTAA
- a CDS encoding YfgM family protein → MEVYSNENEQVDALKNFFAQNGKALVVGVVLGVGALVGWRYWSSHQDSGSRETSAAYQQVTSALDASKPATLEAAAKFASDNSNTYGALASLDLAKRYVDANQLDKAAAQLQSGLKDTKDANLQAVLNLRLARIQLQQKQPDEVLKTLESVKGDGWTAIVADVRGEALLSKGDAKGARDAWTKGIDSDASSTLKEMLQMKVNNLPG, encoded by the coding sequence GTGGAAGTATATAGCAACGAAAACGAGCAGGTAGATGCGCTGAAGAACTTCTTCGCACAGAACGGCAAAGCGCTGGTAGTTGGCGTGGTGCTGGGCGTGGGCGCACTGGTCGGCTGGCGTTACTGGAGCAGCCATCAGGACAGCGGTTCACGTGAAACCTCTGCGGCCTATCAGCAGGTGACCTCGGCACTGGATGCCAGCAAACCCGCCACGCTGGAGGCCGCAGCGAAATTCGCCAGCGATAACAGCAATACTTATGGCGCGCTGGCTTCTCTCGACCTGGCGAAACGCTATGTTGATGCTAACCAGCTCGACAAAGCCGCAGCCCAGCTGCAAAGCGGTTTGAAAGATACCAAAGATGCGAATCTGCAGGCGGTACTGAATCTGCGCCTGGCGCGCATTCAGCTGCAGCAGAAGCAGCCGGATGAAGTGCTGAAAACGCTGGAAAGCGTGAAAGGCGACGGCTGGACAGCGATCGTGGCTGACGTGCGCGGTGAAGCACTGCTCAGCAAAGGCGACGCGAAGGGTGCACGCGATGCGTGGACTAAAGGCATTGATTCTGACGCCTCTTCGACGCTGAAAGAGATGCTGCAAATGAAAGTGAATAATCTGCCGGGCTAA
- a CDS encoding zinc ribbon domain-containing protein → MSLSCPVCQHPLTAMAEQFYCDRCQRAIPAIACCPDCQKPLQVLKACGAVDYFCQHGHGLISKRRLLLLPAGTP, encoded by the coding sequence ATGTCACTTTCTTGCCCCGTTTGTCAGCACCCACTCACCGCGATGGCTGAGCAGTTTTACTGCGATCGCTGCCAGCGCGCTATCCCCGCTATTGCCTGCTGCCCCGACTGCCAGAAACCATTACAGGTCCTGAAAGCCTGCGGCGCGGTCGACTATTTTTGTCAGCACGGTCACGGCCTGATCTCGAAGAGACGGCTGCTGCTACTGCCCGCCGGAACTCCGTAA
- the der gene encoding ribosome biogenesis GTPase Der: MVPVVALVGRPNVGKSTLFNRLTRTRDALVADFPGLTRDRKYGRAEIEGREFICIDTGGIDGNEEGVETRMAEQSLLAIEEADVVLFMVDARAGLMPADTAIAKHLRARDKPTFIVANKTDGLDADSAVTDFWSLGLGEIHAIAASHGRGVTSLLELVLLPWMDEVAPEAELTEEEENEAYWAEFAAKEAKANGETPEDEEDDFNPLDLPIKLAIVGRPNVGKSTLTNRILGEERVVVYDMPGTTRDSIYIPMERDGREYVLIDTAGVRKRGKITETVEKFSVIKTLKAIEDANVVLLVIDAHEGISDQDLSLLGFILNSGRSLVIVVNKWDGLSQEIRDEVKEQLDYRLGFIDFARIHFISALHGSGVGNLFESVTEAYDCSTRRVNTSMLTRIMNMAADDHQPPMVRSRRVKLKYAHAGGYNPPIVVIHGNQVKDLPDSYKRYLMNYFRRSLEIMGTPIRIQFKEGDNPYEGKRNLLTPNQQRKRQRLMSHLKKNKR; the protein is encoded by the coding sequence ATGGTACCTGTGGTCGCGCTTGTCGGGCGTCCCAATGTGGGAAAATCCACCCTGTTTAACCGTTTAACGCGCACGCGAGATGCGCTGGTGGCGGATTTTCCTGGGCTTACTCGAGACCGCAAATATGGTCGCGCTGAAATTGAAGGGCGTGAGTTTATCTGTATCGATACCGGCGGTATCGACGGTAACGAAGAGGGCGTGGAAACACGCATGGCGGAACAGTCGCTGCTGGCGATTGAAGAAGCCGACGTGGTTCTGTTTATGGTCGATGCGCGTGCCGGGCTGATGCCTGCTGATACCGCCATCGCCAAGCACCTGCGCGCGCGCGACAAGCCAACCTTTATCGTGGCGAACAAAACCGATGGTCTGGACGCGGATTCCGCCGTCACCGACTTCTGGTCGCTCGGTCTGGGTGAAATCCACGCGATTGCCGCGTCACACGGGCGCGGTGTTACCAGCCTGCTGGAGCTGGTGCTGCTGCCGTGGATGGACGAAGTTGCGCCCGAGGCGGAACTGACCGAAGAAGAAGAGAACGAAGCCTACTGGGCAGAGTTCGCGGCGAAAGAAGCCAAAGCTAACGGCGAAACGCCGGAAGATGAAGAAGATGACTTTAACCCGCTGGATCTGCCGATCAAGCTGGCTATCGTCGGGCGTCCGAACGTCGGTAAGTCAACGCTCACTAACCGTATCCTCGGTGAAGAACGCGTGGTGGTTTACGACATGCCGGGCACCACCCGCGACAGCATCTACATTCCGATGGAGCGTGACGGACGTGAATATGTCCTGATTGACACAGCCGGGGTGCGTAAGCGCGGGAAAATTACCGAAACCGTAGAAAAGTTCTCGGTCATCAAAACCCTGAAAGCGATTGAAGATGCCAACGTTGTGCTGCTGGTGATTGATGCTCACGAGGGGATTTCCGATCAGGATCTCTCGCTGCTCGGCTTTATCCTGAATAGTGGGCGCTCACTGGTTATCGTGGTTAACAAGTGGGATGGCCTGTCACAGGAGATCCGCGACGAAGTGAAAGAGCAGCTGGACTACCGTCTGGGCTTTATCGACTTCGCGCGCATTCACTTTATCTCCGCCCTGCACGGCAGCGGCGTCGGTAACCTGTTTGAATCCGTGACCGAAGCCTACGACTGTTCTACCCGTCGCGTGAACACCTCGATGCTGACGCGCATCATGAACATGGCGGCCGACGACCATCAGCCACCGATGGTGCGCAGCCGCCGCGTGAAGCTGAAGTATGCCCACGCCGGAGGCTATAACCCGCCGATTGTGGTGATCCACGGTAACCAGGTGAAAGACCTGCCGGATTCCTACAAGCGCTATCTGATGAACTATTTCCGCCGCTCGCTGGAAATTATGGGTACGCCAATCCGTATTCAGTTCAAAGAGGGTGACAACCCGTACGAAGGTAAGCGCAACCTGCTGACGCCAAACCAGCAGCGTAAACGTCAACGCTTAATGAGCCATCTCAAAAAGAACAAACGTTGA
- a CDS encoding glucose/quinate/shikimate family membrane-bound PQQ-dependent dehydrogenase has protein sequence MPQSTAGSSKWLGLWCFLLGLILLATGLYFVIGGGKLASLGGSWYFVIAGILIVISAVQFFRRKSSAVLIFALVFIGTLIWAVQDAGLDFWQLVSRLMFPAGMFLLALITFPALRKREGKAPAAKVAYGLSAVMVVGLLATVYGMFQPHPTVAANGQELPLVPVDKSAEQKNWDNYGNTPGGSRFVALDQITRDNVKDLKVAWTFHTGDTPLSPDGNGAEDQQTPLQVGNTVFLCTPHNNVIAVEADSGKQIWKADINAKSSVWMRCRGLAYFDATQPLTQPKVPGSVPPAAIDLPAGAACQRRILMNTIDSRLIALDADTGKFCADFGNNGSVNLLEGMGEAKDPSYVLTSAPTLAGTTVVVGGRVADNVSTDMPGGVMRGFDVITGKMRWAFDPGKDDPNAILMPGEHFTRSTPNSWAPMSYDPDMNTVFIPMGSSSVDLWGVNRTKLDHKYGASVLAVDATTGKEKWVYQTVHNDLWDFDLPMQPSLINFPHKDGSTTPAVVIGTKSGQIYVLDRQTGKPLTDVVEQPVPQANIPNEQYAKTQPRSVGMPQIGNETLTESDMWGATPFDQLACRISFKSMRYSGLYTPPGTDKSLSFPGSLGGMNWGSLSTDPNNNLIFVNDMRLGLWQQMVPAAPAKDGAVSNGGEAVNTGMGLVPMKGTPYAVNKNRFMSPLGIPCQKPPFGTLSAIDMKTQKIVWQVPVGTVQDTGPFGIKMRAPMPVGMPTLGGTLATQGGLVFIAGTQDYYLRAFDTSTGKEVWKARLPVGSQGGPISYKSPKTGKQYILISAGGARQSPDRGDYVIAYALDN, from the coding sequence ATGCCTCAATCAACTGCCGGGTCATCTAAATGGCTGGGCTTGTGGTGCTTCTTGCTGGGCTTAATCTTGCTGGCAACGGGCCTCTACTTTGTCATTGGTGGTGGGAAATTAGCCTCACTTGGTGGTAGCTGGTATTTCGTTATTGCCGGCATCCTCATCGTGATTTCCGCCGTTCAGTTCTTCCGCCGCAAATCTTCTGCGGTACTGATTTTTGCGCTGGTATTTATCGGTACCCTGATCTGGGCAGTGCAGGATGCCGGTCTCGACTTCTGGCAGCTGGTTTCGCGCCTGATGTTCCCGGCAGGCATGTTCCTGCTGGCGCTGATCACCTTCCCGGCACTGCGCAAGCGTGAGGGTAAAGCACCCGCGGCGAAAGTGGCCTATGGCCTGAGCGCGGTGATGGTGGTTGGCCTGCTGGCAACTGTATATGGCATGTTCCAGCCGCATCCGACCGTGGCAGCAAACGGTCAGGAGCTGCCGCTGGTTCCGGTGGATAAATCCGCCGAGCAGAAAAACTGGGATAACTACGGCAACACCCCGGGCGGCAGCCGCTTTGTGGCGCTGGACCAGATCACCCGCGATAACGTGAAAGATCTGAAAGTGGCCTGGACTTTCCACACTGGCGATACGCCACTCAGCCCGGACGGTAACGGCGCAGAAGACCAGCAGACACCTCTGCAGGTCGGCAACACCGTGTTCCTCTGTACTCCGCATAACAATGTGATTGCAGTGGAAGCCGACAGCGGCAAGCAGATCTGGAAAGCGGACATCAATGCGAAATCCTCGGTCTGGATGCGCTGCCGTGGCCTGGCTTACTTTGATGCTACCCAGCCACTGACGCAGCCTAAAGTACCGGGATCTGTTCCTCCGGCGGCAATCGACCTGCCTGCCGGTGCGGCCTGTCAGCGCCGTATTCTGATGAACACCATCGACAGCCGTCTGATTGCCTTAGACGCTGATACCGGTAAGTTCTGTGCAGACTTCGGTAACAACGGCAGCGTTAACCTGCTGGAAGGTATGGGCGAAGCCAAAGATCCGAGCTATGTACTGACGTCGGCACCGACGCTGGCCGGCACCACCGTTGTGGTCGGTGGCCGCGTGGCGGACAACGTTAGCACCGATATGCCTGGCGGCGTGATGCGTGGCTTTGACGTCATCACCGGTAAAATGCGCTGGGCGTTCGACCCAGGCAAAGACGACCCGAATGCGATCCTGATGCCGGGCGAGCACTTCACCCGCAGCACGCCTAACTCCTGGGCACCCATGTCTTACGATCCCGATATGAACACCGTGTTCATTCCGATGGGCAGCTCGTCTGTTGACCTGTGGGGCGTCAATCGCACCAAGCTGGACCACAAATACGGTGCCTCCGTACTGGCCGTGGACGCCACCACCGGTAAAGAGAAGTGGGTTTATCAGACCGTGCATAACGATCTGTGGGACTTCGACCTGCCGATGCAGCCAAGCCTGATTAACTTCCCGCATAAAGATGGCAGCACCACGCCAGCGGTGGTCATTGGCACCAAGTCTGGTCAGATCTACGTGCTGGATCGTCAAACCGGCAAGCCGCTGACTGACGTGGTTGAACAGCCGGTTCCGCAGGCTAACATCCCGAACGAGCAGTATGCTAAAACCCAGCCGCGCTCAGTAGGCATGCCGCAAATCGGCAACGAAACGCTGACCGAGTCGGATATGTGGGGCGCCACGCCGTTTGATCAGCTGGCCTGCCGTATCAGCTTCAAATCCATGCGTTATTCCGGACTCTACACGCCGCCGGGTACCGATAAGTCACTCAGCTTCCCTGGCTCTCTGGGCGGGATGAACTGGGGCAGCCTGTCGACCGACCCGAACAATAACCTGATCTTCGTCAACGATATGCGCCTGGGCCTCTGGCAGCAGATGGTGCCAGCAGCGCCAGCGAAAGATGGTGCGGTCAGTAACGGTGGTGAAGCCGTGAATACCGGCATGGGCCTGGTGCCGATGAAAGGCACGCCGTACGCGGTGAATAAAAACCGCTTTATGTCGCCGCTGGGCATCCCTTGCCAGAAGCCGCCGTTCGGTACGCTGTCGGCGATTGACATGAAGACGCAGAAAATCGTCTGGCAGGTGCCAGTCGGTACCGTGCAGGATACCGGTCCATTTGGTATCAAAATGCGTGCGCCAATGCCGGTGGGTATGCCGACTCTGGGCGGCACGCTGGCAACCCAGGGTGGCCTGGTGTTCATCGCAGGCACTCAGGATTACTACCTGCGCGCCTTCGATACCTCTACCGGTAAAGAAGTGTGGAAAGCCCGTCTGCCAGTGGGCAGCCAGGGTGGCCCAATCAGCTACAAATCACCGAAAACCGGTAAGCAGTACATCCTGATCTCCGCAGGCGGCGCTCGTCAGTCGCCGGACCGTGGTGATTACGTGATCGCTTACGCACTGGACAACTAA